AGGAATATCCTGTTGGCGATAGCGGGTTTTGACCGTACAACGAAAAGCCTCACGTATCGGTTGGCGATTGACCCAATGCAACTGCTGCGCGATTAATCCATCGGATAATAGAGCAGAATTATCTAAGCCTTGCGCTACAATCAATTCATTGTTTTTCAAATCTTTTTCAACCACATACCAAGCATTTTCATCTTTGCCTTTAATTCCGCCGATACCTAAGCCTTTGCGCTGACCTAAGGTGTGATACATCAATCCTTGGTGGCGACCAATAATTTCACCGTCCAAAGTTCGAATATTACCGGGTTGTGCCGGCAGGTACCGCGCTAAAAAGTCTTTAAATTTACGCTCACCAATAAAACAAATTCCGGTAGAATCTTTTTTCTTCGCCGTGACCAAGCCAAGCTCTTCGGCAATCGCCCGCACAACCGGTTTTTCAATATCACCAACCGGGAACAAACTTTGCGCCACCTGCGCTTTGCTTAACGTATAAAGAAAATAGCTTTGATCTTTATTTGGATCCAGCCCGCGTAAAAGTTGCGCCCCATCCGGCAGATCTCGACGACGCACATAATGCCCTGTCGCAATATAATCAGCGCCCAAATCTTCCGCGGCATATTCTAAAAACGCCTTAAATTTAATTTCTTTATTACACAAAATATCCGGATTTGGCGTGCGACCGGCTTGGTATTCCGCCAAAAAATGTTCAAATACATTATCCCAATATTCTGCGGCAAAATTAATTTTATATAGCTTGATACCAAGTTTATCACACACCGCCTGCGCATCCGCTAAATCGGCAGCGGCGGTACAATAATCCGTATCATCGTCCTCTTCCCAGTTCTTCATAAACAAGCCCTCCACCTGATAGCCTTGTTGTTGAAGAATAAAGGCTGACACCGAAGAATCCACCCCTCCGGACATCCCGCAGATGACTTTTTTACCACGATTTACCGGTCGTTGTTGTTCGCTAAGCGGTGCAAAATATTGTTCGTATGTTTTTGATTTCATTATTATCCTATAAGTTAAAGTGCGGTCGTTTTTTCCACTATTTTACTTCGTAAAACTGCGGTTCTTTTTTCGCGAATTTTTCTTCATATTCCGCGATAGCTTTTTCATCACCCGCGTCCAATTTTGCCTGTAACGTATCGCAAGGCTCTTCGCAGTCGCACATTTTTTTCATGCCAAGCGCTGTAATACCGCCACAGCTTCCCGTGATGGATTTTTTCTTGAAAATATAACCCAACGCCATTCCTAAAATGACCAGCATAAAAATGCCGAAAGTGATCATAAATAATTGCATAGTTTACTCCTTTTGCATCAGTTTCTTAAACGCGGATGACATTTTATTTTCAAACCCTTTATCCGTCTTGACAATTAAATAAATTGCCAAACTTTCCTTTTCCGCGACCTGTAACGCGCGTTCATCCCCTAGCACAAATAATCCGGTGGATAATCCATCAGCGGTCATCGATGAGGGCGATAACACGGTGATAGAAGCCAAGCGGTGCTGAATAGGCAAGCCCGTTGCCGGATCAATTTCGTGTGAAAAACGCTGCCCATTTTCTTCAAAATAATTGCGATAATCGCCCGAGGTTGCCATGGCTAAATTATGTAATCCGATAATTTCTTCGACCGCGCGAGATCCATCAAATTCCGGTTTTTCGATTGCAATTTGCCAAGGTTTATTCTCAATATTTTTTCCTTTAGCGCGAATTTCGCCGCCAATTTCTACCAAGTAATCGGTTTTATTAATTTTTTCAATGTAGTTGGCAACCTGATCAACGCCAAAACCTTTCGCAATAGAAGAAAGGTCAATATAGAGCTGCGGAACCCTTTTTTCAAGATAAAACTTACCAGATTGCTCGGTTAATTTTAATTTATCAATACCAACCCATGCTCGGCGTTCAGCAAGTGCTTGATCTGTTGGACGTTTGTCAACGCGCTTTTCCGGACCAAATCCCCACAGGTTAACCAATGGTCCTACGGTCACATCCAATTTTCCTTCTGTCACTTGATTTAAGCGAATAGCTTCTTTGATCACTGTCGCTAAATCTGCTGAAATTTCAATTGGTGTATTAATTTGCGTATTTTGATTAAATTGACTTAATTCCGACGTTGGAATATAAGTGGACATTTTGTTATTAACATCTTTCAAGATATTTTCTACATTTTCATGAACTTCATCCGGTGATAATGAGGTTTCTCCGGAATTCACATATTTAATCGAATAGGTTGTCCCCATGGTGTGACCACTGAGACTGACTAATTCCGGCGAGTTGTCACAAGCCGCGAGCATCAAGGTTAAAATAGCGGCACCAAGCCACGTCATTAATTGTTTTATTTTCATCATATTCCAATGCCTAAACGCATTTTTTTAAATCATATCTAATATGGTATTCAGTGCTTCCTGCCAAACGCCATATTGCTTTTCTTGGAGATAAAATCATCTTCTTGTCATTGTTGATCTGCAACAAAATTTTATCAACCTCAAGAATGGTGAAAGCGGTCAGAAATCTGACCGCTCTTTTTATGGGCTTGGTTGCATCAACCACCGAAATCATCTAATAAGATGTTTTCGTCTTCAACGCCTAAGTCTTTCAACATTTTGATTACCGCAGCGTTCATAACTGGAGGTCCACACATATAGTATTCACAATCTTCAGGCGCTTCATGATTTTTGAGGTAGTTTTCATAAAGCACGTTGTGGATAAAGCCGGTGTAACCTGTCCAATTATCTTCTGGCAACGCATCTGATAATGCGACGTGCCATACGAAGTTATCATTTTCAGCTTGTAATTGGTCAAAGTCTTCTTGATAGAAGATTTCGCGTTTAGAACGCGCACCATACCAGAATGACATTTTACGTTTACTATGTAAGCGTTTTAATTGGTCAAAGATATGAGAACGCATTGGCGCCATACCTGCACCACCACCGATAAATACCATTTCATTGTCGGTTTCTTTCGCGAAGAATTCACCGAATGGACCAGAAATCGTAACTTTATCACCCGGTTTTAATGACCAAATATAAGAGGACATTTGACCTGGCGGAACATCAGGGTTACGTGGCGGAGGCGTTGCAATACGCACGTTAAGCATGATGATGCCTTTCTCTTCCGGATAAGATGCCATGGAATAAGCACGAATAATATGCTCATCCACTTTGGATACATAGCGCCATAAGTCGTATTTATTCCAATCTTCATGATATTCTTCAGGAATATCAAAATCTTTATACGCGACTGTATGTGGATCCGCTTCGATTTGAATATAACCACCGGCACGGAATGGCACTTCTTCACCTTCCGGAATCGCCAATTTAAGCTCTTTAATAAAGGTTGCTTTATTATCGTTAGAAATAACGGTACATTCCCATTTTTTCACACCAAACACTTCTTCCGGCAGCTCAATTTTCATGCTGTTTTTAACGTTAACTTGGCATGAAAGACGATAACCCTCTTTGGCTTCACGTTTAGAAATATGAGAAAGTTCGGTCGGTAGAATATCGCCGCCGCCTTCTAATACTTTAACTACGCATTGACCGCAAGAACCGCCGCCACCACAAGCAGATGATACGAAGATACCTTTACTTGCCAATGCACCTAATAATTTTCCGCCAGCCGGCAAATTAATTGCCTTATTCGGATCATCATTAATTTCAATGGTAATGTCACCGGAGTTCACCAATTTTGATTTAGCAAATAAAATCAATACTGCTAAAAACAAAACGATGACGGTAAACATTGCAATACCTAGTGTAATTTCCATTTAGTATCCCCTTTTTACAACTGAATACCTGAAAATGACATAAAGCCGAGCGCCATCAAACCTACGCTGATAAAGGTAATCCCTAAACCACGTAAACCTGCAGGAACATCCGCATATTTCATTTTTTCAGTAATACCAGCAAGCGCGACAATCGCTAACATCCAACCGATACCGGCACCAAAACCGTATACCACGGATTCGCCGAAGTTGTAGTCACGTTGCACCATAAATGATACCCCCCCAAAGATCGCACAGTTTACCGTAATCAACGGTAAGAAGATTCCTAATGCGTTATAAAGTGCGGGGAAGTATTTATCCAAAATCATTTCGAGGATTTGAACTAACGCTGCAATGACACCGATAAAAGTGATGAAGTTTAAGAAAGTTAAATCAACCCCCTCCACCAATGCACCTTCTTTCAAAATAAGATCATATACCAATTGGTTAGCTGGTACGGAAATACCCAATACCACGGTTACCGCTACCCCTAAACCAAAGGCAGTAGAGACCTTTTTGGATACTGCAAGGAAAGTACACATTCCTAAGAAAAAGGAAAGTGCCATATTTTCGATAAATACGGATTTAACGAAAAGGCTAAGATAATGTTCCATAAATTATTTCTCCACCTGCTCCGGTTTCCATGTTCTGAGACCCCAGATAATGAAACCAATGATAAAGAATGCGCTTGGTGCAAGTAAGAATAAACCGTTAGTTTGGTACCAACCGCCATCATTGATAGTTTGGAATACTGTCATACCAAATAGCTTACCTGAACCGATCAATTCGCGAATAAACGCCACGGTGATCAACATTGCACCATAGCCTAATCCGTTACCGATACCATCCACAAAACTTTCCACCGGACCGGATTTCATCGCATAAGCTTCCGCACGTCCCATTACGATACAGTTTGTAATAATCAAACCAACGAAAACGGAAAGTTGTTTAGATAAACCATAAGCATAAGCACGTAAAATTTGGTCAACTAGGATTACCAAAGAAGCGATAATCGCCATTTGCACAATAATACGGATACTATTTGGAATATAGTTACGGATTAAAGAGATAAAGAAACTGGAAAACGCAGTTACTAAACTCACCGCAATTGCCATAACAATGGCAGTTTCAAGTTTTGTTGTTACCGCTAATGCAGAACAAATACCAAGGATTTGTAATGCAATCGGGTTGTTATTGATAACCGGTGATAACAATAAATTTTTAAGATTTGAGCTTGCCATTAGTTAGCCCCCGCTTTTAATTTCGCTAAATACGGACCAAAACCTTTCTGACCTAACCAGAATTTAAAGGTATTATTTACCCCGTTACTGGTTAATGTTGAACCGGAAATAGCATCAATTCCGTGTTCTTTGTCAGTAGATGCGGCTTTCCCTACGTGTAATGCCGGCTGATCTTGTTCGTTAAATAATTTTTTATTCACGAACTGTGCTTGCCAACGAGGGTTTTCAATTTCGCCCCCTAGCCCCGGTGTTTCACCTTGTTCATAGTAAGTAATACCGTTAACGGTGTTACCATCTGGTTGAACGGATAAGAAACCGTACATGGTTGACCATAAACCACGTCCGTAAATCGGAAGTACGATTTGTGAAGTTTGCGCATTTGCATCTTTCACCAAATAAACCTCCACTAAATTTTCACGATTGCGGATACCGGCTGTATCTTCTTCCGGTGTAAGTGCGGTGCTTGTTTGCGGATTTTTTGCTGCGGCTTTCGCATCAAAATTTACCGGACAATCCACATAATCGCCGGAATCCAAATCCACACAACGAGCTTCGATATTTTTAGCAAAAATATCTTTAACTTCGCTGTTTTTAGTATTTGCTTGTAGCAAACCCGCCACACTTAAAATATTTTTTTGTTTATCAAGTTGTTTTTGTTCTTCTTGAGGGGTTTTAAGTAAAACCGCTGAACCCGCTACAATAACAGAACAAGCCAAACTCAACAGCACAACAATCGAAATTGTTCCGCCAACACTGTCTTTATTAAACTTAGCCATTGCGCGCTCTCCGACGTTTGATATTTGCTTGAACTACGAGGTAGTCGAATAACGGTGCAAATAAGTTAGCAAACAAAATTGCCAGCATCATCCCTTCTGGATAGGCAGGGTTGACCACTCGAATTAATACACACATTACTCCTATCAAAATACCATACCACCATTTACCTTTATTGGTGAAAGCGGCTGATACCGGATCCGTAGCCATAAAGAACATCCCTAATGCAAAACCACCTAATACCATATGCCAATACCAAGGCATAGCAAACAATGGATTTGTCGCTGAACCGATAGCGTTAAATAATGCCGATGTTGCGATCATACCGATCATTACACCTGCGATAATCCGCCAAGATGCAATACGTGCAAACACAATAATTGCCGCACCAATTAACAATGCCAATGTTGAGGTTTCACCGATAGATCCCGGAATATTTCCTAAAAACGCATCCATCCATTGAATTGGTTGACCTGTTGCCACGTGTTTTAATGCTGCTTCACCGCCCATAGACCATTGAGATAATGGTGTTGCACCGGAGAAACCATCAGCTGCGGTCCACACTAAATCACCAGAGATTTGAGCCGGATAAGCGAAGAATAAAAACGCACGCCCCGCTAATGCCGGGTTCATAAAGTTTTTACCTACTCCACCAAAAACTTCTTTGGCAACAACCACACCGAAAGTGGTCGCTAATGCGGCTTGCCACAATGGCAATGTTGGTGGCACGATTAACGCTAACAAAATAGACGTCACGAAGAAACCTTCGTTAATTTCATGTTTACGCACCATCGCAAATAACACTTCCCAGAAGCCACCCACCAAGAATACAACCGCATAAATTGGCAAGAAGAAAATGGCACCTAAAACCATTTTAGCCAGTATACCGGCATCTTGTGACAGCAATCCAAGCATATTTGCTAAAGCAAAATGCCAATCATTGGCAACATTAGTTGCAACGTTTTGGGCAAAATCACCGACATTTAATGCCATTAATGATTGCGAGCCGACGTTGAACATGCCATAGAACATTGCAGGGAACAACGCAAGCCATACCAACACCATCATGCGTTTTGAATCTAACGCATCACGAACATGTGAGGCTTTGCTTGTTACCGTACCTGGGGTATATAAGAAAGTGGCAGTTGCTTCAAATAACGCATACCATTTTTCATATTTACCTCCCGGTAAAAATGCAGGTTCCATTTTCTCTAAAAGATGTTTCAAACCCATTTTTAACCTTCCTTCTCGATCTTATCTAAAGCGGCGCGAAGCATTGGACCATATTCGTTTTTACCCGGACAAACAAAGGTACAAAGCGCCAAATCTTCTTCGTCCAACTCTAAACAACCTAATGCTTGTGCGGAATCCGTATCGCCTGATGCTAAATCACGCAATAACAACGTCGGAATAATGTCCAGCGGCATAATACGCTCATAAGCACCAATTGGTACCATGGCACGATGCCCACCGTTCACCGCAGAAGTAAAGTTAAATAATTTGCTGCCGAAATGCCCTAAAACCGTACGGGTAATAGAGAATTTATCCGCACCCGGCATAATCCAACCGAGGAATTCTTTATCGCGCCCTTCTGCAATCACAGAAACCTGCAATGCATAGCGTCCTAAATAATCGACAGGACCGACCGCTTTATATCCATTTAGCACCGAACCTGAAATCACACGATTTTCACCGTCATTCAATTCGTTAGCGGTTAATTGGGAAAGATTCGCACCAAGCACAGTACGTACTAAACGCGGATTTTTCACTTGTGGACCGGCTAAAGCAACCACGCGACCGTTATAAAACTCACCGGTAGTAAATAATTTACCGATCGCAATCACATCTTGGTAATTAATATACCAAACAGATTTCTTCACGCTGACCGGATCAATGAAATGAATGTGTGTTCCGCTTAATCCCGCCGGATGAGGACCGCTAAACTCATGCTCTTCAACATTAGCAAGATCAACTGTCGGAATATTGCTATTGCCGGCTTTACATAAATGTAATTTACCTTCATGTAAACGACTTAATACCGTTAATCCATCAATAAAATCTTGTCCATGTTCTTTTAACACGACTTCAGGATCCGCCGCTAACGGATTAGTATCCATTGCATTGATAAAAATTGAAGAAGGAACAGCATCAACTGCGGCCACTTTACTAAATGGACGAGTACGAAGTGCGCTCCATAATCCTGAAGTTTGCAAGTTTTGACGAACTTGTTCTGAACTCAAGGTTTTTAATTCATCGGCAGTATATTTGGCAAATGTGATTTGCTCATCACCTTCCACCTTAATTACCACAGATTGCAACACCCGCTTAGCACCACGATTAATCGCAGTTACAGTACCGCTGGCGGGTGCAGTAAATAAAACGCCCGGATTCTTTTTATCTTCAAAAAGCACCTGACCTTTTTTTACCACATCACCTTCACGCACCTTCATTGAAGGGCGCATCCCCACATACTCTTCACCAAGCAAAGCAACTTCGGTAATCACATTACCGTTATGGATTACTTGTTCTGGTTTTCCCGAAATAGGAAGATCCAATCCTTTTTTAATCGTAATCATATTGTTTGCACTACTTTTCGTTAGATTAAAAATACAGCTACCACAACCAACAAACCTTGCGGTAACCTCGTCTTGAGTAATGATTTTTGAAATGTAAGCGCAAACAACGCGCTATTTCGCCATCATATAAATTAAAACTCAAATTCGGTTTATAATGCCCGTTTGCCATCACAACAAACCGCATCGTTAAATTTTTGATAAAAAATTAGCGATTCATTTTAACCAAATAATAACGTTCACGCCACTTTATGAGGTCTCTTTTCTGTTTTTTTACACAAAAAAAGTCTTTTTTTTGTGGTAAATCAACTTTTAAAATGAGTAAAAAATGAATTCGCTGATAAATACGTATCGTGTTGTCTGTTTAATGACCCATGCCAAGACAATTGGTAGAACCTGGAATTTGTTGCCCCAATTTCATCCATTCCGCCTTTGTATATAAGTGTAACGCTAAGGCATGAATACCTTGCTGCAAATCTTGCGCCAATAATTGGTAGATTTGGCGATGACGCCCGACTTTGCTCACGCCCTCAAAATGATCGCTTACTAATACGATTTTAAAATGCGATTCTGCGCCGCGTCCGGAGCTATGTAAATGACTTTCATTTTCCACCGCCACAAAGTGCGGTTGAAATTCTCGTAATAATCGTGTCTCCAATTCCTGTTGTTTTGCCATAATATCCTTCTCTTTTTCAATAATCAAAAAATTTTCCCCTAAGTTAATAGGGAAAAACTATACATTCTGCCTGAAGTTTGCAAGAATACATAAATAAATTTCCAGGGAGGTTTCTATGAACTTAACAAAAAAACTGTCTTTCATTGCTACCATGACAGCTGCAACCCTGCTCGCTGCTTGCCAAAGCCAACCGAGCAACACGCTTTATTTTACCCCAGCGCCAGCGACAGGTAAATTTAATACTGCCAACCAAAATATCGTATTAAACGTGTCTACCCGCGATAACCGTGTGCGACCAGAAATTTCTAGTTATGTGTATAACGAACAGCTGTTAAAACTCAATTCCGCGCCACAGATAACGCAATTATTTGATCAAATCGTCAAACAGGACTTAAACGCCAAAGGCTTCCGTGTTGGTACACCGTCTGCCTCCAATACCAACGTGATTGTTAATGTAAACGATTTCTATGCCAACGTGGAATCCGGCAACTTACGCCATAAAATCAACGCCTCCATCCAACTGGATATCCAAGTCCAAGGGGCAAAAGGGCAATATACCAAGAAAATTGCCGCCTCTCGAATGCAAGAAGGCGCATTTAGCGCAAATAATGCCGATATTCACAACGTCTTAAACCAAACATTAGCGGAGGTCGCCCAAACCATCTACCAAGATCAAGAAATTCCAGCAGCCATTCATCAATATTCCAACTAAGCACGTGGAATATTACCACATACCAAAATGCGCTAACGATTTAAAAAGCGCATTTTTTATCACCGCACTTTTTCTGGGTTAACGCATCCCATCAAAGTGCGCTCATTTTTTCCTAGTTTTTTCTTATGCCTCAATTAATCCGCATTGTACTAAAAAATGATAAACCCCGTCATTTTCCACGGAATCTGCAACATAATCAGCCACTTGTTTCACCTTATCTTGAGCATTTCCCATCGCTACCCCAACACCGACGTGCGTCAACATCTCAATATCATTTAACCCATCGCCGAACGCCATCACATTTTCCATTGATAATCCCAAATGGCTCGCCACAATTTCAATACCACGCGCTTTTGAGCCTTGTCCATCAAACACATCCACGGAATTCGGATGCCAACGCACCACTCTCAGCCCCTCTAAAATCGCCGATTGCGCAATCAACGCCTCCTGTTCTTGCGCATAAAAAGGCAGAATTTGATAAACATCATGTTGTTTAAAATAGGTTTTATCCACGGAATAATCTGTCGTGATCACATCAAACGCCTCGCGCAACATTGGTGTCCGCTCGGAAACAAACACCTGTTCGTTAGTCAAAAAAGCATAAGCAATTTGATGTTGCTCAAAAAACTCCACAATAGTCGCGATACGCGCTTTCGGCAGCGGAAATTTAGCAAGCGTCTGATCTTGATAAACCACTGATTGCCCGTTCATAGTGACAAATAAATCGACACCCGCCTGGGCAATAACATGCTCCAATTTTTTTGGAAAGGTCGCCCGCGCGCGCCCACTGGCAATCGCTGGAATAATCCCATTTGCCCGCAATTTTTTAAATATCTCCAAAGCCCGCTCGGACAAGTGATCTTTATCTTTCATATACAAAGTGTCATCAATATCAAAAAACACCATTTTAATTTGTTGGCGTAAATTAAGAATGCTCATTTCTCTTCCTTCTTTTATCAAAAATCGACAAAAATTTTATCATTTTTGCGATCTGGTGCAAAAAAATAAAACACAAAACCAACAAAGATTTTATGCCTCGCACAGAACTTACTACACTTTCCTCAACGTGCAGTTAAAAATGGAAGAAAATGAACTGGTTCGGAATACGTTGCGTACAATGTCAACGAAAGTTAGCGATTCCCTCACATCATCTGTGTAGCAATTGTTATCGCGCCATTCGGCGTTTTCACTATTGCGCACGTTGTGGCGCCGCACTTTCAGCATTCGCACTCCATTGCGGAAATTGTTTACGCCAGCCGCCACACTGGGATCAATTGATTATCGCGGGACATTATAGCGAACCGCTGTCCAATTTAATCCATCGCTTTAAATTTCAACGTCAATATTGGCTGGACCACGCTTTAGCGCGCTTAATGCTGCTGGCAATTTATGATGCCCGACGACATTATGGATTATTAACCCGACCGGAAGTCATTATTCCCGTCCCGCTACATCATCTACGCCAATGGCAGAGAGGCTATAATCAAGCGGCACTCATCGCCAATGTGCTTGGCAAAAAATTGTGCATTCCCGTTGATCATC
This sequence is a window from [Pasteurella] mairii. Protein-coding genes within it:
- the mnmA gene encoding tRNA-specific 2-thiouridylase MnmA, translated to MKSKTYEQYFAPLSEQQRPVNRGKKVICGMSGGVDSSVSAFILQQQGYQVEGLFMKNWEEDDDTDYCTAAADLADAQAVCDKLGIKLYKINFAAEYWDNVFEHFLAEYQAGRTPNPDILCNKEIKFKAFLEYAAEDLGADYIATGHYVRRRDLPDGAQLLRGLDPNKDQSYFLYTLSKAQVAQSLFPVGDIEKPVVRAIAEELGLVTAKKKDSTGICFIGERKFKDFLARYLPAQPGNIRTLDGEIIGRHQGLMYHTLGQRKGLGIGGIKGKDENAWYVVEKDLKNNELIVAQGLDNSALLSDGLIAQQLHWVNRQPIREAFRCTVKTRYRQQDIPCEVIPVNDDCIKVCFDEPQIAVTPGQSAVFYQGEVCLGGGIIETQLK
- a CDS encoding putative YheO-like protein — encoded protein: MQLFMITFGIFMLVILGMALGYIFKKKSITGSCGGITALGMKKMCDCEEPCDTLQAKLDAGDEKAIAEYEEKFAKKEPQFYEVK
- the apbE gene encoding thiamine biosynthesis lipoprotein ApbE; its protein translation is MMKIKQLMTWLGAAILTLMLAACDNSPELVSLSGHTMGTTYSIKYVNSGETSLSPDEVHENVENILKDVNNKMSTYIPTSELSQFNQNTQINTPIEISADLATVIKEAIRLNQVTEGKLDVTVGPLVNLWGFGPEKRVDKRPTDQALAERRAWVGIDKLKLTEQSGKFYLEKRVPQLYIDLSSIAKGFGVDQVANYIEKINKTDYLVEIGGEIRAKGKNIENKPWQIAIEKPEFDGSRAVEEIIGLHNLAMATSGDYRNYFEENGQRFSHEIDPATGLPIQHRLASITVLSPSSMTADGLSTGLFVLGDERALQVAEKESLAIYLIVKTDKGFENKMSSAFKKLMQKE
- the nqrF gene encoding Na(+)-translocating NADH-quinone reductase subunit F: MEITLGIAMFTVIVLFLAVLILFAKSKLVNSGDITIEINDDPNKAINLPAGGKLLGALASKGIFVSSACGGGGSCGQCVVKVLEGGGDILPTELSHISKREAKEGYRLSCQVNVKNSMKIELPEEVFGVKKWECTVISNDNKATFIKELKLAIPEGEEVPFRAGGYIQIEADPHTVAYKDFDIPEEYHEDWNKYDLWRYVSKVDEHIIRAYSMASYPEEKGIIMLNVRIATPPPRNPDVPPGQMSSYIWSLKPGDKVTISGPFGEFFAKETDNEMVFIGGGAGMAPMRSHIFDQLKRLHSKRKMSFWYGARSKREIFYQEDFDQLQAENDNFVWHVALSDALPEDNWTGYTGFIHNVLYENYLKNHEAPEDCEYYMCGPPVMNAAVIKMLKDLGVEDENILLDDFGG
- the nqrE gene encoding Na(+)-translocating NADH-quinone reductase subunit E, with amino-acid sequence MEHYLSLFVKSVFIENMALSFFLGMCTFLAVSKKVSTAFGLGVAVTVVLGISVPANQLVYDLILKEGALVEGVDLTFLNFITFIGVIAALVQILEMILDKYFPALYNALGIFLPLITVNCAIFGGVSFMVQRDYNFGESVVYGFGAGIGWMLAIVALAGITEKMKYADVPAGLRGLGITFISVGLMALGFMSFSGIQL
- the nqrD gene encoding Na(+)-translocating NADH-quinone reductase subunit D translates to MASSNLKNLLLSPVINNNPIALQILGICSALAVTTKLETAIVMAIAVSLVTAFSSFFISLIRNYIPNSIRIIVQMAIIASLVILVDQILRAYAYGLSKQLSVFVGLIITNCIVMGRAEAYAMKSGPVESFVDGIGNGLGYGAMLITVAFIRELIGSGKLFGMTVFQTINDGGWYQTNGLFLLAPSAFFIIGFIIWGLRTWKPEQVEK
- the nqrC gene encoding Na(+)-translocating NADH-quinone reductase subunit C encodes the protein MAKFNKDSVGGTISIVVLLSLACSVIVAGSAVLLKTPQEEQKQLDKQKNILSVAGLLQANTKNSEVKDIFAKNIEARCVDLDSGDYVDCPVNFDAKAAAKNPQTSTALTPEEDTAGIRNRENLVEVYLVKDANAQTSQIVLPIYGRGLWSTMYGFLSVQPDGNTVNGITYYEQGETPGLGGEIENPRWQAQFVNKKLFNEQDQPALHVGKAASTDKEHGIDAISGSTLTSNGVNNTFKFWLGQKGFGPYLAKLKAGAN
- the nqrB gene encoding Na(+)-translocating NADH-quinone reductase subunit B translates to MGLKHLLEKMEPAFLPGGKYEKWYALFEATATFLYTPGTVTSKASHVRDALDSKRMMVLVWLALFPAMFYGMFNVGSQSLMALNVGDFAQNVATNVANDWHFALANMLGLLSQDAGILAKMVLGAIFFLPIYAVVFLVGGFWEVLFAMVRKHEINEGFFVTSILLALIVPPTLPLWQAALATTFGVVVAKEVFGGVGKNFMNPALAGRAFLFFAYPAQISGDLVWTAADGFSGATPLSQWSMGGEAALKHVATGQPIQWMDAFLGNIPGSIGETSTLALLIGAAIIVFARIASWRIIAGVMIGMIATSALFNAIGSATNPLFAMPWYWHMVLGGFALGMFFMATDPVSAAFTNKGKWWYGILIGVMCVLIRVVNPAYPEGMMLAILFANLFAPLFDYLVVQANIKRRRARNG
- the nqrA gene encoding Na(+)-translocating NADH-quinone reductase subunit A encodes the protein MITIKKGLDLPISGKPEQVIHNGNVITEVALLGEEYVGMRPSMKVREGDVVKKGQVLFEDKKNPGVLFTAPASGTVTAINRGAKRVLQSVVIKVEGDEQITFAKYTADELKTLSSEQVRQNLQTSGLWSALRTRPFSKVAAVDAVPSSIFINAMDTNPLAADPEVVLKEHGQDFIDGLTVLSRLHEGKLHLCKAGNSNIPTVDLANVEEHEFSGPHPAGLSGTHIHFIDPVSVKKSVWYINYQDVIAIGKLFTTGEFYNGRVVALAGPQVKNPRLVRTVLGANLSQLTANELNDGENRVISGSVLNGYKAVGPVDYLGRYALQVSVIAEGRDKEFLGWIMPGADKFSITRTVLGHFGSKLFNFTSAVNGGHRAMVPIGAYERIMPLDIIPTLLLRDLASGDTDSAQALGCLELDEEDLALCTFVCPGKNEYGPMLRAALDKIEKEG
- the bolA gene encoding protein BolA is translated as MAKQQELETRLLREFQPHFVAVENESHLHSSGRGAESHFKIVLVSDHFEGVSKVGRHRQIYQLLAQDLQQGIHALALHLYTKAEWMKLGQQIPGSTNCLGMGH
- a CDS encoding putative lipoprotein, whose product is MNLTKKLSFIATMTAATLLAACQSQPSNTLYFTPAPATGKFNTANQNIVLNVSTRDNRVRPEISSYVYNEQLLKLNSAPQITQLFDQIVKQDLNAKGFRVGTPSASNTNVIVNVNDFYANVESGNLRHKINASIQLDIQVQGAKGQYTKKIAASRMQEGAFSANNADIHNVLNQTLAEVAQTIYQDQEIPAAIHQYSN
- a CDS encoding putative bifunctional phosphatase/peptidyl-prolyl cis-trans isomerase codes for the protein MSILNLRQQIKMVFFDIDDTLYMKDKDHLSERALEIFKKLRANGIIPAIASGRARATFPKKLEHVIAQAGVDLFVTMNGQSVVYQDQTLAKFPLPKARIATIVEFFEQHQIAYAFLTNEQVFVSERTPMLREAFDVITTDYSVDKTYFKQHDVYQILPFYAQEQEALIAQSAILEGLRVVRWHPNSVDVFDGQGSKARGIEIVASHLGLSMENVMAFGDGLNDIEMLTHVGVGVAMGNAQDKVKQVADYVADSVENDGVYHFLVQCGLIEA
- the comF gene encoding competence protein F — its product is MNWFGIRCVQCQRKLAIPSHHLCSNCYRAIRRFHYCARCGAALSAFALHCGNCLRQPPHWDQLIIAGHYSEPLSNLIHRFKFQRQYWLDHALARLMLLAIYDARRHYGLLTRPEVIIPVPLHHLRQWQRGYNQAALIANVLGKKLCIPVDHQFIQRQKSTKTQRGLSAKDRRNNLKNAFQIKAKNDRTYHSIALIDDVITTGSTLNEIALLLKKAGVVHIQVWGIAKT